AATTTTAGAAAAAAGTAGAATTATTGCAGATATAAACTTTTTAAAAAATAAAAAAGTATAGGTGTTTACTATTATTTCGCCTCCAATAATGTTTTTTATGGCGGTGTAAATTAGACCTTGATTACAGCAATTTTCGGGTAAATAGACCACACTGTAAGGGCGAACGGCTGTATGCCCGAAGGGCACGCTGCGCACATGAAGGAGCCTGCGCTTCGGGCTTACGCCCCTACCAAAGATTGTGGTTCAAATATATGAAAAACGCTGTAAGAGCTAAGTACATTTTTTGTAAATTCGCTTACTCTTTTACAAATGCATACAATTACAGAATAAGTATCAGTGGGTTATTCATAAAAATATGGTAATTCTTGGAATTTTCAGCCCTTATTATAGATAACATCTTAAAAGTCAAATAAATTAGCTTTAAACTTTTAAATCTTGATGCATTGAGGACACAATTAATCTATGTAGGATGGTAGGTTAGTTTATAGTTCCCGAAAACCAACCTACTTTAGTATTTTATACTTCAGAGGCTCCTGTTTTCTCTGCTTGCTTACCACTCCACTCTTGCCACCGCATAATCCCGCGACTCACTAACTCCGGATTCTCATCCCCCATAAAACATATACGTCCCATTCTTTCGCAAGCAATCAGAATTTCACCGTGTCCCATAAACGGAGCAATGACAAAATTATTTTGATTTGTATACATATTTAATAAGTAAGCTACTATTCCCTCAACTCCTTCTATATGAATTGGTATTTGTGGCTTGGATATTGATTGACGCGAAAAAATACCCACATACAAATTGCCAAGTACTAATTCGTATTGAAATGGCATCCGAGTGCGGCTACAAAAGTCATAAATATTGCCCTCGGAGCGCAGCACAGCGACAATCCGAGCTTCATCTACTAAGTAATCATGATTCCAGGTTGAGGAAAGGGTAGCAATAGCCAGAGCTGCATCACTAGGAAGCAGGTTCGCGAATTGTTTACCAGCAGTATCCCCGCAATAAACTAGGTGCTGTCGATTGAGCATCCATTCGTCACCAACATTTACCCCAGGCTTGTGAGCAGCAACTGTTGATTTCCTGGCTTGAGGCTGCTCAACGAGAGGTTGGGCTTTCTTTGCGGCTAACTTAGCCTCTCTCTTTGCCATAGCAATTTTGAAGGCTTGCAACTGTAACTCTTGTTGCCTAAGCCGCCACTGCGTCGCAATTTTAGCTTGCTGCTGGGCTTGTTGTTCGTCTCCTTTCGCCTGAGCTAACTCTAGAGCCTGTTGAGCCTGTTCTGCTAAGGCGCGTTCTTTACTTCCTGTTCTGGCTATCCTGATCAGCTCCGTTTTTATATCAGCGATCGCCGTACCTTTTATTTTCTGTTTGACTTCAAAGTGAATATCTTTAGCAATTTGCTTATCGTGCTGCAAGCTGCGTTCGCTGTATCCGATTGCTTTTGCAAACTCTAAATTAGTTTTGGGAGGTGGTGAAATGATTTCACCACCTTTGAGGGTATGCTGGTTATCTCCTGCTTTAGCCATGAGTCCCAGTCTATCCAGAATTTTCTGGCGCTCTAATAGCAGTTCTGCTCGCTCTAGAGGTTTTAACTCATTACGGATAAAATTCTCGTCTATCTCCGCTAAACGAGCTTGGTCAGCATCTTCGTAATCAACAATATTACACTCAATTTTCTCTAAACCAAGTAACTGACAAGCTGTAAGACGGTGTAGCCCAGCAATCAAGTTCAGCTTTCGGTCTACTGTGATTGGGTTCAACAGACCATTAGCCTGAATTGATTCTTTCAACTCCTCAACTTTGTCGCCGTTGATGGGACGGCGGTTAAGACCAATTTTAATTTGGTCTATGGGCACTGATTTTATAGGCATAATTGCTGCTCTTGAGTGTGGAGAGCGAAAATACCAACGATAAGATATAGCTAGTTTATTTCATCAGTACTATCAAAAACAAACGTTTCATGATAATTCTGATGAGAATGTTTTATAATTCGCCACTGTCCTAAAAGCCATTTAAAGTATGAAGTATAAAGTATAAAGTGAGTAGTGAACTTCACGGCTTCCTCCGAAAGCGTAAGATAAAGCTGTTGAACCAATATATTGGTTTCACGTTTTGTTTTTGGAGATTTCATCTGTATATTTCTTCTCACTTCACCCTTAAACCTTGATCATTCATCCTTTTTATTGCTCTGGGCACTCACTGACTTAGAATCAAGGAAGTGAATCGCCATTAGAAAGTTCCCTATTTTGGTCTTTGAATTATAAACAAAACTGATTATTTGTTTTCATGTTCAATGATAACAGTTTTGCTCACCTCAATGGTCCTTATTGCTCAAAGATGAGAAACCCAGGACTGGCTTAAAAAAATCAGGGAGAGCAGGGAAGGAAGATTTTCATGGTGAGGGTGCTTTGCAGTTCATAGTGACTACACGAGCAAAGGCTACCTACGCAAGCTAAATTAATCCCATGCAGGCGGGCTGTGTTTGACAAATCATGACTTTAGTCGTTAGGACAAGCTGCAAGATATGTATTTAAAAAACTGGTTTTCTCTTGAATTGTTTGTAGTTTCTGCAACAATATTTTTTCGTTTTCTCAAGATTGAAACTAGGCAACAAAAAATTGGGATAAAACTTATGCAGAGTCACTGATTGACAAATTCAAACTTTTTTGCGACTATGGAATACAAGTTTTGGCAAATTATCTCTTACGACGCTTCGTTTTGCTTGAGATTGAGGTTTTTTTGATAGCATCTGTATGCTTTTAAGCTAATTTATCCAATGTTTACATTGGGATAGAAATGAGTAGATTTTTGTGTAACACAATCTGTTTTACCACCGACAAGTTATCCTTGGTGGCTTCGTTCTAAGCAATTGCCTACAAAAGTTTCTAAAACTGATAAGACTTTTCCGCTCATGAATATCAGATTTGCATAGGAAAAGTTCTGTTGATGAATTTCCAACCTTCCACAGTAGTCAACTGGTATAGCCATTGAGGCTACCCTTCGGCATAACAACACAATTGAGATGAGAATATGGCAGCAGAAAAGGAAAGCCAGTTATACACGAAACCCTCGTATCGGTGGTCGATTATGTTAGCAGCTCTTGTTGCTTCAGCTACCGGGCTACTATTTTTCTACAATTCTTCACGAAAGTCTAACGTTCAAACTCAGCCAGCACAAGCCCCAAAGGCTGTCCCAACCAGAGTTGCCGTGACTGCCTTGGGACGTCTACAGCCTCAAGGTGAAGTGACTAAGTTGTATGCTCCCAGCTCACAAAGCGGAGTCCGAGTTGAAAAAATGCTGGTCAAAGAAGGCGATGAGGTTCAAGCTGGGCAAGTCCTGGCTTTGCTTGAAAATCATGCTCGCAGTAGGGCAGCTTTACAACAAGCTTTAGACAAAGTTCAAGTTGCTCAAGCTGAACTCGCGCAGGTAAAAGCTGGAGCTAAACCAGGAGACATAGAGGCACAAAAAGCGGCGATCGCTCGCTTAGAATCGCAATTAAAAGGAGAGGTAGCAACTCAGCAAGCGACAATTGCCCGTTTAGAGGCTGAGTTAGAAAATGCTCAAACTGAAAATGATCGATATCAGCAACTCTATCAAGAAGGTGCCATTTCAGCTTCCACAGCAGATAGCAAGCGTTTGCAACAACAGACAGTGCAACAGCAGCTTACAGAAGCCCAAGCTAACCTCAACAGTAGCGTCAACACCACCAACGACCAGCTCAATGAGGCAAAAGCCAAACTGGGGAGTATTAAAGAGGTGCGAGTCGTAGATGTTAAGTTGGCAGAAGCCGAAGTTCAAAGTGCTATCACTGCTGTCCAAGAAGCAAAAGCAGATCATAGTTTAACTTACCTCAAATCTCCCCTAGATGGAAGAATTTTGAAAGTTCACGCCAAAACGGGAGAAGTAAGCAGTAATGAAGGGATTGTTGAGATAGGCAAAACATCTCAAATGTATGTGCTGGCAGAAGTTTATCAAACTGACATTGGCAAAGTACGTGTAGGTCAAAAAGCTACCATTACCAGCACCGCGTTTCCTAGAAAAATCAAAGGAACTGTAAGTGAGATTGGTTTGCAAGTTGACAGACAAAACATCCTAAGTGTCAATCCAACATCAGACACAGACCGCAGAATCATTGAGGTGAAAATCCGCATCAATGATCCAGCAGATAGTCAAAGGGTCGCAGGTTTAACCAACTTACAAGTGGATGTCGCCATTCACATTTGACACTCGCTTCGCCCCTGGAAGGGGGTGACCCTGACTCAAAACTTACATTCGCATTGCACACTATTTCAACAGGCTGAAATCATGGCTGTTAAAACTCCTGTAGCATGGCTGCAACTCGTCCGACACAAAGTTCGTTCTCTTGTGGCTGTGGCTGGTATTGCTTTTATTGTGATTCTGATGTTTATGCAACTTGGTTTCCAAGATGCTCTTTATTCCAGCGCTACCCAAGTACATCGGCATCTCCAAGGCGATTTATTTTTAGTCAGTTCTCAATATAAAGCATTAACAGCAAATCAAAGCTTTTTCCGGACTCGCTTGTATCAAACCTTAGGGTTTAATGGGGTCGAGTCAGTCAGCCATATGTATATAGGATTTGCCAAATTTAAAAATCCTGTTAACGGTCAAAAATACTCAATATATGTTATTGGGTTTGAACCGGGAAAGCCTGTGATGAATATGCCAAAAATTGAGGAAAATTTAGAGAGAATTAAAATTCCTGATGTCGTGCTTTTTGACCGTAATTCTCGACCAGAGTTTGGGGATATTGCTCAAAAATTTGAAAAAGAAAAATCAGACCAGGTTATTGAAATTTTTCCTTTTAACTCATTGGCTGGTTATAGAGTCAGAGTTGGTGGCTTATTTAGCTTAGGTTCCTCATTTGGAGTAGACGGTAATTTAATTGTCAGTGACTCAACTTTCCTCAGAATATTTTCAAACAGCCGTTCAGCAGAAATGATAGATATAGGTGCGATAACCCTTAAGCGTGGTATCAATCCGCAAAATGTTCAGAGAAATTTACAAGCCAGCTTACCTAATGATGTCCTAGTTTTTACCCGTCAAGAATTTATTGATTTTGAAAAACAATATTGGTCGAAAAGAACACCAATTGGTTTTATACTCAATCTCATGTTATCAATGGCTTCTGTAGTTGGTATAGTCATTGTTTATCAAATTCTTTATAGTAATATTTCCAATCAATTAGTTGCTTATGCGACTTTAAAAGCCATAGGCTATGCAAATAATTATTTATTTAATGTTGTTTTTCAACAGGCTTTTATATTATCAATCTTGGCTTATATACCAGGATTTGCTATTTCTTTAGGTTTATATGATTTTGCCATGCAAGTCACTAAATTACCAATAATGATGTCTTTACACAATGGAATAATTGTCTTAATCTCAACAATATTAATGTGTATGATTTCAGGAGCATTGGCTATCAACCAACTCCGCTCTACAGATCCAGCAGACATTTTCTAGCATGAGTGATTAATCCTTTATAAATACAAAGGACTAATAACTCATGACACAAGATAGCTCACAAACATAACCCAGCTTCAATTTTTCATTACAATCTTCTATGAACCTGAAAAACAAAACTCTCCTCATCACTGGAATTGGCGGATTTATCGGTTTGCGTGCTACAGAACTAGCCGTAGCGCAGGGGATAAAGGTTTGTGGATTGCAAGATACTTCAGATAAGAGCAAAAAAGCGCAAAACTTAGGCGCAAAGGTGATTTATGGCACTGTCACTGATCCAACAGTTGCCCAAATGGCTTGTCAAGGAGTAGACATAGTTTTACATACAGCTGAACTAGCAAAAGAAGGCGGTTCTCTCGACCAATTTCGTGAGATAAATGTTCGCGGAACTGTCAATATGGCTCAAGCCGCTAAGAATGCTGGTGTGAAAACTTTCATTCATCTCTCAAGTGTTTTGGTCTATGGTTTTAACTATCGCAATCACATCACTGAAGACGGACCATTGTGTGATGAGAAAAATCCTTACTGTCAGACAAAAATAGAAGCTGAAAAAGCACTTTTAACACTGAACGACCCTCCCAATTTTGGCATCACTATCATTAGACCAGGAGATGTTTACGGACCTGAGAGTATTCCCTGGATAGTTCGACCGCTTGTGATGATGCGGCAAAGATTATTTGCCTATGCTAATGATGGACGGGGAGTCATCAACCATGTGTATATCGATAACCTTATCGATGCCATATTTCTTGCCATCGAAAAAGAAACATACGGGGAAATTTTCAATGTGACTGATGGACAAGAAACGACTTGGAAAGAGTATTTTACACGTTTAGCTGACGTAGCAGGATTCCCTGCACCCTTTTCTTTACCAAAAGATGAACTGAAATTGTTTCTCCAGCTACGCTATCAAGGACAAAAACTTTTTCGTAAACAAGCCGACATTTTGCCCGAAGCTGTAGATTTTATGACTCGCCCCTATGCTTATTCGATCGCCAAAGCACAAAGGCAGTTAAGTTATCAACCAACAGTTGATCTAGAAGAGGGGATGCGGCGTACACAAGAATGGCTGCAAAAAACCGACATCCAAAAATTGATGCAATAGAGTTGTTGCTTCATACGCTGCTTTTGCTCCTAGTTAAGTAGAAAAAGCTTTTTTTGCAGCTTTTTCTAAATCTCAAGACAAAGGGAAAAATTACTTGTTGAGAACTGCGTAGATTATGCCTAGAATATTTCAAGTCAGCACTTTTTTTCTCGCTATCGTAGCAAGCATCAGTTTAGCTAGAACAGTGAAAGCAGAACCTACGGCAACACTTACTGTCGTAGTAAATGAGCTACATCACAAAAAAGGTCAAGTTTGCCTAAGAGTATACTCCAGTGAAAAAGGATTTCCTGATAGTAATACCAGTGAAGTACAAAGTGGCTGCGCTCAGATCACAGGAAGTTCTGTAAAAAAGCATTTCTACGGCTTGAAGCCAGGAACTTATGCTGTCGCCGTAGTTGACGACCAAAACGGAGACCACAAACTCAATAAAGACTTTTTAGGTATTCCGAAAGAAGGTTTTGGGATTTCCAAAAATCCAACTGTATCCATAACAACGGGTACACCAAAGTTTCGCGACGCCAGTTTTGTGCTGAGAAAAAATACAACCATCAACATAGTCATGAAATATTCGCTCGACCTATAAAACATTAAAAAAGAA
The sequence above is a segment of the Mastigocladopsis repens PCC 10914 genome. Coding sequences within it:
- a CDS encoding ParB/RepB/Spo0J family partition protein, producing MPIKSVPIDQIKIGLNRRPINGDKVEELKESIQANGLLNPITVDRKLNLIAGLHRLTACQLLGLEKIECNIVDYEDADQARLAEIDENFIRNELKPLERAELLLERQKILDRLGLMAKAGDNQHTLKGGEIISPPPKTNLEFAKAIGYSERSLQHDKQIAKDIHFEVKQKIKGTAIADIKTELIRIARTGSKERALAEQAQQALELAQAKGDEQQAQQQAKIATQWRLRQQELQLQAFKIAMAKREAKLAAKKAQPLVEQPQARKSTVAAHKPGVNVGDEWMLNRQHLVYCGDTAGKQFANLLPSDAALAIATLSSTWNHDYLVDEARIVAVLRSEGNIYDFCSRTRMPFQYELVLGNLYVGIFSRQSISKPQIPIHIEGVEGIVAYLLNMYTNQNNFVIAPFMGHGEILIACERMGRICFMGDENPELVSRGIMRWQEWSGKQAEKTGASEV
- a CDS encoding ABC exporter membrane fusion protein: MAAEKESQLYTKPSYRWSIMLAALVASATGLLFFYNSSRKSNVQTQPAQAPKAVPTRVAVTALGRLQPQGEVTKLYAPSSQSGVRVEKMLVKEGDEVQAGQVLALLENHARSRAALQQALDKVQVAQAELAQVKAGAKPGDIEAQKAAIARLESQLKGEVATQQATIARLEAELENAQTENDRYQQLYQEGAISASTADSKRLQQQTVQQQLTEAQANLNSSVNTTNDQLNEAKAKLGSIKEVRVVDVKLAEAEVQSAITAVQEAKADHSLTYLKSPLDGRILKVHAKTGEVSSNEGIVEIGKTSQMYVLAEVYQTDIGKVRVGQKATITSTAFPRKIKGTVSEIGLQVDRQNILSVNPTSDTDRRIIEVKIRINDPADSQRVAGLTNLQVDVAIHI
- the devC gene encoding ABC transporter permease DevC: MAVKTPVAWLQLVRHKVRSLVAVAGIAFIVILMFMQLGFQDALYSSATQVHRHLQGDLFLVSSQYKALTANQSFFRTRLYQTLGFNGVESVSHMYIGFAKFKNPVNGQKYSIYVIGFEPGKPVMNMPKIEENLERIKIPDVVLFDRNSRPEFGDIAQKFEKEKSDQVIEIFPFNSLAGYRVRVGGLFSLGSSFGVDGNLIVSDSTFLRIFSNSRSAEMIDIGAITLKRGINPQNVQRNLQASLPNDVLVFTRQEFIDFEKQYWSKRTPIGFILNLMLSMASVVGIVIVYQILYSNISNQLVAYATLKAIGYANNYLFNVVFQQAFILSILAYIPGFAISLGLYDFAMQVTKLPIMMSLHNGIIVLISTILMCMISGALAINQLRSTDPADIF
- a CDS encoding NAD-dependent epimerase/dehydratase family protein, whose translation is MNLKNKTLLITGIGGFIGLRATELAVAQGIKVCGLQDTSDKSKKAQNLGAKVIYGTVTDPTVAQMACQGVDIVLHTAELAKEGGSLDQFREINVRGTVNMAQAAKNAGVKTFIHLSSVLVYGFNYRNHITEDGPLCDEKNPYCQTKIEAEKALLTLNDPPNFGITIIRPGDVYGPESIPWIVRPLVMMRQRLFAYANDGRGVINHVYIDNLIDAIFLAIEKETYGEIFNVTDGQETTWKEYFTRLADVAGFPAPFSLPKDELKLFLQLRYQGQKLFRKQADILPEAVDFMTRPYAYSIAKAQRQLSYQPTVDLEEGMRRTQEWLQKTDIQKLMQ
- a CDS encoding DUF2141 domain-containing protein — its product is MPRIFQVSTFFLAIVASISLARTVKAEPTATLTVVVNELHHKKGQVCLRVYSSEKGFPDSNTSEVQSGCAQITGSSVKKHFYGLKPGTYAVAVVDDQNGDHKLNKDFLGIPKEGFGISKNPTVSITTGTPKFRDASFVLRKNTTINIVMKYSLDL